Part of the Candidatus Cloacimonadota bacterium genome, TTTTTCCTCGCAGAGGCGCGCGATATCCTCAATGGCAAGGTCACACTCATCAAAATTGGGATGCACCCCCGCGCTGTACATCAGCCCGGAAAATTCAAATTCCGCGTAACGCAAAAGCTCGGAACGCGTTAAAGCTGAAGACAGCCAACGTTTTATCCCCTTTTTGCCGGCTTCGTCCAAAAGCGTTTCCAGGGGCATCCCCACCCCGAGATTTGCCAGATGGCAATGCGCGTCAACCAATGTCATTGCTATTGTTTACACCATTTTTAAACTGGGCGGAATACAATTCCTGATAGCGCGGACAGGAACGCAAAAGCTCTTCGTGAGAACCTTCACCCACCAGCTTTCCGCGCTCCAAAACCAGGATGCGATCCGCCTTCATAACTGTGGAAAGCCGATGCGCAATCATGATGACGGTGCGGTTTTGGGTGGCGGCGTCAATTGCTTCCTGCACCAGCTTTTCGCTTTCCGTATCCAGCGCGCTGGTGGCTTCGTCAAAAATCAAAATAGGCGGGTCTCCCGCAATGGCGCGGGCTATGCAAAGCCGCTGTTTCTGCCCGCCGGAAAGGTTCGCGCCCTTGTTTTGCAGCGGTTCATCATATTGCGCGGGCAGTTCCAGAATAAATTCCTCAGCGTGGGCAATCCTCGCCGCCTGCTGAATTCTGTCCAGAGAAAGCTCCTCCAAAGCGCCATAGGCAATGTTTTCCCTCACTGTTTTGGAAAACAGGATGCTCTCCTGGGTCACCACCCCGAAAAGCTTGCGCAGCGCGTCGAGCTTATAATCCCGGATGTCTCTGCCGTCCAAAATGATAGAGCCCTCACCCACATCGAAAATGCGGTTGAAAAGATTCGCCAAAGTGGTCTTGCCGCCGCCGCTGGAACCAACCAGAGCCAGCTTTTCGCCCTTGCGAACCTTGAAGCTCACATCTTTGAGCACAGGCTGGTTCTCTCGATAGCAAAAACTGACCTGGTCGAAAACTATTTCGGATTCGAAACCCTCCTTGGGCAAGGCTTCCGGCGCTTCCTCCACTTCGGAACTCCTATCCAAAACCTCAAAAATCCGCTCCAGGGAAACCGTCGCTTTTTTCAGGTCGGCATAGATTTGGGTGAGGTTTTTCATCGGATGCAACAGCGAAAATATGGCAAGCAAAAAGGCGGTGAAATCGCCCAGGGAAAACACCGAGCCCGGCGCCAGAATCATTTTACCGCCCAAAATTATCACAATCACACCGGTGAGAACCGTGTTTATCTCTGAAAGCGGAACGCTGAGCGAGGTGTAATACTGCGCTTTTTTCCAAAACCGGACATAGGCTGAATTGACACGGTTAAAATCCTGCCTTTCAGCTTCTTCGCGCCGGAAGGCCTTCACAATCTTCATGCCGGTCAACACCTCTTCCGCGGAGGAAAAAAGCGTGGAAAGCTGAGCCTGGATGCGGGCGGAATTACGTTTCACCTGTTTGCCAA contains:
- a CDS encoding ABC transporter ATP-binding protein encodes the protein MTLVIPLFDYVFKPGDGGFVITTVSGLFKALGQAWQSFWGGGGNGFPRGGINSLSPLWEQVQQIMLNSDPISLLYGFCIFLVVIILLKNIFFYLQRVLFIKLRANAVRKLREDMFGAYLHQSQGFFNQARTGDAMVRMVSDVEIVGESYVRSLLEGFLDIVTILIFARIAMLLNSRLFVYGLVVVPVFTLFVGWLGKQVKRNSARIQAQLSTLFSSAEEVLTGMKIVKAFRREEAERQDFNRVNSAYVRFWKKAQYYTSLSVPLSEINTVLTGVIVIILGGKMILAPGSVFSLGDFTAFLLAIFSLLHPMKNLTQIYADLKKATVSLERIFEVLDRSSEVEEAPEALPKEGFESEIVFDQVSFCYRENQPVLKDVSFKVRKGEKLALVGSSGGGKTTLANLFNRIFDVGEGSIILDGRDIRDYKLDALRKLFGVVTQESILFSKTVRENIAYGALEELSLDRIQQAARIAHAEEFILELPAQYDEPLQNKGANLSGGQKQRLCIARAIAGDPPILIFDEATSALDTESEKLVQEAIDAATQNRTVIMIAHRLSTVMKADRILVLERGKLVGEGSHEELLRSCPRYQELYSAQFKNGVNNSNDIG